In a single window of the Biomphalaria glabrata chromosome 13, xgBioGlab47.1, whole genome shotgun sequence genome:
- the LOC106077496 gene encoding C-type lectin domain family 4 member M-like: MTNLLHSMNAISVANVSFYQVTLNTLGILPTYNNSLSRSRLQCSALCLTHFKSCQNVLYNNVKKLCLGGADLGSAGIKPLTGQRLYSQSTKYCDVSLGYNSTIMRTYGLCLSISKPALTFSAANLSCRSRQGRLVITKTNATYDSLLRIMQDMSIDWVWVGLDDGQTEGTYVWSDGTVATKSEMLFLTGQPDNLNDSDCIALSRKYLGLDDVNCSGSKIYICEYVT, from the coding sequence ATGACTAATTTGCTTCACTCGATGAATGCTATCTCAGTAGCCAACGTCAGTTTTTACCAAGTGACATTAAATACTTTGGGGATACTTCCTACGTACAATAACTCTTTATCACGTTCCAGGCTGCAGTGCTCCGCTCTGTGTCTTACACACTTTAAGTCTTGTCAGAATGTCCTATATAATAACGTGAAGAAGCTTTGCCTAGGGGGAGCTGACCTGGGGTCAGCTGGCATTAAACCTTTGACCGGTCAACGCCTGTACTCGCAAAGCACTAAGTACTGCGACGTGTCGCTGGGCTATAACTCGACCATCATGAGGACTTACGGCCTGTGTTTGTCTATTTCTAAGCCAGCACTGACCTTCTCGGCAGCTAATTTGTCTTGCAGAAGCAGACAAGGCCGTCTGGTGATAACAAAAACCAACGCCACCTATGATTCGTTGCTGAGGATAATGCAGGATATGAGCATAGACTGGGTATGGGTGGGCTTGGACGATGGCCAGACAGAGGGAACGTATGTCTGGTCAGACGGCACTGTAGCAACAAAATCAGAGATGTTATTTTTAACTGGTCAGCCTGACAACCTCAACGACTCAGATTGCATTGCCCTCTCAAGAAAATACCTCGGTTTGGATGATGTCAACTGCTCGGGTTCAAAGATCTACATCTGTGAATATGTGACTTAG